The genomic interval TACAATCTTTCTGTGcaaactttatttttgttcctttactgtttttcaatgtgtttgttttttggattCAATTTTGGCCAAGCCCTTTGATTTCTTTGATATCCCCTCAACTTTGCTATAACGTCAAATTGAGCTGCATTTAAATACATAAAGCCTTTTCCCAGCTCAATCTTCAGTTCATAAATTATGCTGTATACTGGGCTGTGTGGAAATCACAGTGGTTGAATGATTAAGATCTGAATAGCTGCTATTTTCCATAGATGCAATTTATTTCATATGCAGCCTAGCCCCAAATCTCATCGATGGCGATTGGCATCTATCATATGTAGTGTGTAGCTAGAAAATTCTTAGACATTGCTGGCAGCCAAGGGGCCATGAGCAGGCTGCCGTGTACAATGGGAACAGAGTGATGGAATGGCAAGTGTTGACTGCATTAACTTCTCAGTAATGCTATTGACTTGGTAATGAATGACCCAAGTCTCTGATGAGGATATTGAATTCTGTTCAGCGGCTTTCACTTCCTTCTTTTCAGTATGTATGGAAAATACTTTCTACATGACCTAGTCTCATCTCCCAACTTCTCCTTTGTAGGGAGAAATCAGCTTTTGCCTCACTCTCTCAGATCAATCTTCAATCCAATCAGCTCAGTTTTTCATTGGAGGTTTTCTTGAGCTTCATGGAGTCTACTTAGTTTGGCTTGTTGCCAAGCAAAGGAATATATTTACCATATCACGGAATTCAATCTGGGCTCCAGCTTCTATTAACTTCTCCACAATTGCCAAATGTCCTTCCAGGCATGCTCTGTGAAGAGCTGTCCGCTTATACTGTCAGAGTAGAGATTAAAATAAGGGATAGCAATgcatataaaaatgtacataaatccTTTTAAGAGGTATTAAGCTGGAGACTCTAATGACCTCATTGATAGAAATGCCAGGGCTTCTTTATGAATTAGAAATGTCAAAGTTCAGTAAAATTGCAGAATTATAACAATTATCCTCTGACTAAGATTTCATACATCTCTAAGTGCTCAAATGTCTATATTAAGGAACATGAATGTAAAGGCTCAAAAATACCTAAATGTTAACATCTCCTTTGCTTGTATTTTATACTTTCCTTGTTCATATAGCATTTGCCAGGCAGATCAGAGAGTTTTCTTCCACCTGAGACTGTTGCTAGGTTGAAGATCAaaaactattatatatatatatatgcacacatacacacatagacatatatatgtgtatgtattttgttttttagagactgggtctatgttacccaggctagactcaaactcttaggctcaagtgatcttctgacctcagcctcctgggtagttaAGACTACAGATGTGTTGCACTGTGCCCaactttcagtttatttttaagaaaatgaaagactgaTTCTTAGTATAACTTCAGAAGTAATCCCCTTCAATTCATGGGAGGAAGAATACAAAAGTATTAGTGTTTCTGATCAATTGTCTTCCTATGAACAGTTGTACAAATAGTGTAATAGGCTGTAAGAACTAGAACAACTTTAGGCATTATTTCATTCAATGCCCTTTGTTTACatgcaaggaaactgaggcctagaaaaagaaaattagctgctaaaaaacaaatagccaagtAGTGGTAGAGCTGGTACTTGCTGGTACTTAAACTCCAGTCTCCAGATTCCCTGTCTAGTACTGATGCTCTTGAGTCCAGTCAAAGATGATGTTAATAGTTCTCCAAAGATGACTTTATGGTCCTTTATTAAAAGTCTTAttccagccaggcacagtggctcatgtctataatctaagcaatctggaaggccaaggtgagaggatcactttaaCTCAGAAGCtccagaccagtctaagcaagagcaggaccctgtttttactgaaaacagaaaaattagtcaggcattgtggtgggcacctggagtcccagctactctggagtctaacgctggaggatcacttgaacccaggagtttaagtttgctgtgagccaggctgatgccacgcactctagcctgagcaacagagtgagactgtgtctcaaaaaacgaaTAAATAAAAGTCCTATCCCAGGGATCTAAGAAGTTAAAGATAAATTGAAAGATTAGCCAGATGTATATGAATGCAAAAAATGATACAATCTGTAGCACTAACTCAGAacttactgatttatttttttggaccACTGTACTATTCTGCTACTGGCACATGTGGCAATAACTGGAGAAACTGTTTCAGGTGGAAAGAATTTGGCATCGTCTTAACAAGGCTGCAGTAAAGcataaacacataaaattaatgagCTGGATTTTGCAGTGCTTTGTATGAGCACTTACCTCATCACAAACATCTGGATTGTTCTTGTCTGACAAGAATTTTTCTACTACTGGCAGTTTATTCTCCAGAGCAGCCTTCAGAAACATAGGCACATCCACAGGTTCTGTCTAAAGCCAAAAAAGAagagagttgctgtgagcttgccAACATTCAATCGAACCCTCCATAGACACTTGTTCCCCACAGCACGATGCTGGATGTACATCACTATAAAAACCAAACAGCCCTTACAACGATTTCAGGTTCTGGTTCCTTCATAACTGGAACTTTCGTTTTCttgtactttttccttttcttcagctGAATGATTATTTCAAGGTCTTCTAAATTGTCCAGCTTTGATCTTTgttctagttttttctttttgagctgaaaaagaaattcatatttcaaaaatatggtGAGTTCTAACTGACAAGCACTCTGGTGGTATCTAAATAAAATCTGTAAGGATAGAAATAAGTATGTGAACACtttgaacaaaaaaaattaaaaattaatctttgcCATCAATTTAATGATTTCTTATTCGAGCTGTTATTTCAGAGTCTAATTCTCAGCTAATTGCCTTCATCTTCTCTTGCTTGTAGAATCAGCCCTTGACTAATTGGACACACGATCTAGTCTCTAAGTGAGGACTTTATAATTAATGCCATAAACAAGCCCCACATTTCAGGATATTTTTATCATGCTTAAAAATTAAAGCTTTTTTTAATCCCAAAGAATGTAATAAATATTAAGCTCTGAAATATCAATGTCATTCCCTTTCAAGTATCCCACTAAGCGGGACCTCTAAAATAGAGGTCCAGGACCTCTAAAATCCAGGGAGTACAGCTAACTCCTGTACATTTCATCTATGTCAGTAAATAAGGAAAATTCATCCAGAAACACAGACTGTGTCCACACAGATAGCAAACACAGTCAAACAGTGATCCATGGACCACAAACCATGTTCTTGAGAAAGAGTTCTCCCTTGCTTGGGATTAGCTACATGGTGTCTCGCATTGGAAATTCACTGGACCCATTTATCTCTCCAACTGCATCTTTCAATCAAGACATAGTTATAACACATTAAATCATTGATTCAGAGTCCAGAGGTAAGTTCTTATAAAAGAATTATTCTCCAAAACCTGCTccatataacctggttcttttgGGGTTAGAATTTGGTAAAGATGCATCTTTGGAAAGCTTGcctttgtttctctcttcccttcctccctggcACCTCCAGCCcccatcccagccccagcctctcccTGGTGGATCCCACAGAAAGTTCTCACCTCCGCCTCTCGTTGTTTCTCCCTTTCCCACTGCTGCTCCCCCAAGGTCACAGGGTGGGCCGGAAGTGTCTTCAGATCCTCTTGCTTCTCTAAAGTAACAGCGGCTTCATACTCTCCATCTCTGAAATCCTCAGGAAGGAATTCCCCTGCCTCTCCATTGCTGTTCTTCTTCCCTGTGACCTACCGGGGAGAAGGTGGCAGCGTCAGGTGCAACAGGTGGGTGCTGGGGTGGTTCACAGAAGATGCTGCAGGACGCTTTGGTCCTTGCTCCCCGGGGGCAGCCGCCTCCTCACAGTCACTCTCAGATCTCAGGCTGTGGGGGCCTGACAGCCACAGATATCTCAGATTCACCTTCATGTGGTTGAATCAAGGCTTAGGTTAGGTTGACATATTTAAATCTACTTTTAATCTGCTTAATCACATCTCTCCTAGGCAAATCACAAACTTcctttgattatttaaaattccTTCATTTTAGGTGTTCTTGATGACTCTAAGTCCTCAGTTGTCAAGTTTCCAGACATATTCTTAGTACTGAAACTTCTTCCCTGAGGCATTTTGGTAACTCCCTGGGATTCCACACTATAGTAATAAAACCAAAGCAGAAGGTAAGAAATAGGAAAGATGCAGAGAATTCATTACTGGAAGCTCcactttttccaatttcatttatttcattacatAAACCAACCTTCTTCAATACGTGATGTTTTTGGAATTTCTTTGCATTATGCCTGAAAGAAAGGGGCACttcaattttcaaataaaaaacaaagatgaaaccAGTTTTCATGGTGGAAAAATCATAGGTCTTACATACCAGCTCTTCCACGTTCAGCATCATCATGTTGGCTAAAGGGTGTCTGTATGTTTTTCTCCTGGAGAAGGAACCTCTGGAGGCGGCCCTGCCGGGGCCCTGCACACAGGTTGGTTTATATAGCTTGGGCTGGGTGAGATAATCTTCCAACCTGGGAACCCAAGtaacacccctccccccaccagcaGCCAACTCAGAGGCAGGTGAATTTTCATTCCAGACTCAGTGTCTGGGAAGCCCAAGAGGGAGGGGATGACAAGCTAACCCCACTGAATATGTGATTCAGGAAGAAATGTGAGAGGGCCATTCCTCTGGCAGTGATCACACCGCTCAGCAATGCAAGCCATCCTATTTATCGAGAAGGCAGGGGACAGCTGTCTGTTGATATTGCACCACATCGttgcccttttcccttctttgtcAGCTTTCATATGACTAACATATCAAGAAAATGCCCTGCTATCACACTGCCAGTAATATCTTTCTGATAACCAGACTTATCAACACTTTACTTGGGGGCAGTTTGCCTCAGGACATCCTATTCCGGTGGGTAAACAGCCCCAGAGGAAAGGATTGGAGCCCTACGGGCACTTGTCTATATCTGTTTGGAATTCTCTGGGGTGATGTCTGGGGCTAAAAAGGCCCCATGACAAGCCACCTACCATCATTATAAGAAATTGAAAGCACTCAGTAATGCACTTTTGTTTAATGGTGTCACTATCCCTAATTAGCACATGACGTGCTTAGTGTGCTTTAAAACAGCACACCAACTGGAACGCTTTTTCTTCAAAATGGACCAGAGTGGTCAAGAGAGAGTTTATGTGAGACCAGTTATTAATCACATGACCCCGATTAGGTCATCAGCCAAAGATGTCAAATGCTGTGGGAGCGAGAATCACCTGTGGGATTTTGTCCAAAACGCAGATCCCTAGGCCCCACTCCAGGGGATCTGAGTCAGTTTATGGTGACTGCTAGGAATCACCTGGACTTTCCAAAGCacccagatgattctgatgcaggGAGATCTGAAAACCATTGCCAGAGGGGTAACGAGCTTTGCTGGGAAGGGTTTCAGTTTGACATCTGTTTTGGATTCTCATCTCTGAGGtgttaaattatgtaaaaatatttaggtCTGTCTATGTTCGGGAGAAACTGAGGTTACAACCTGCAAGCcatttaaaactttatatatatatttttcagtaaaagaaagaaaaatggggggTATTAATGAAGGGGAGTATTAATTAGGATGTTGGTATTTGCTCTTTCTGTACCTCCCTGTCTTCAACCTTACCCAGTCAACAAACATGGCTGCTATCCTCATCTTCTGCCCTTGAAATGATCAGCTGGTGGGTGGTGTTTCTGGAACTTTCAGAATGAGACATTGACCCCTCCCCAAAGCCAAAACACTGACAAAGAGGGAATCTCCCAGTCCCACCTGCATCATatgttctgtttttcctttctgtctggTTTCTTCTTTGAGGTGAACATagctatctttattttctttggtcTCTTTGTCTAAGTGAGAAGTGGCCATGGGAGCTTTTCCACCCTTTCCAGGCCTGATCCAAAGGTAGTTgttaaagaaactttttttttttttttgaaacagagtcttactctgtagccctgagtagagtgctctggcgtcatagctcacagcaacctcaaacccttgggtttgagtgatcctcttgcctcagcctcctgagtagctgggagtacaggagtGTACCACCATGCTCTGccagtgttttctatttttagtagagatggggtcttgctcttgctcaggctggtcttgaactcttgagctcaaacaatccacccatctcggccttccagaatgctaggattacaggcatgaaccactgcgcctgaCCCCGACACCATTTTTTCaatagcatgtgctcacttcCTATCTCtcctgtgtcacattttggtaattttcacAGTATTTTGAACCTTGCATTGTTATTGAGCCCAGAGCAGACTTTTTGGGTCAGGTCTCACCTAGACCCACTCAGGATGCAACAAAAACTTATTAAAAGGCTCTTCAGGGTTCAAATCACCTCAGAGAATGCAAGTGACAGTGGGTAAGGAGGCTTATCAAGCCCTTTCTTTCCTCTGGTCATTAATTATCCCCTCAAACCTGGCTGATTCTATATGAGAGACCCCAGAAAGTGATAAAACTTTGCACAGGATGACACTTGAAGAAAGGTTGATGGAATGAGCAGAACTTGTAAGGCGTGAGCTGGGTGGATGTGTGCATTTTGAGGTTGGAGGTCCAATTTGCTGTAACAAAACACAAGAAGATCTGCTTTTCAAAAAGAGATtctggggtgggacacaattataagagggtctttacctaacaaatacaatcattgGAAAcgaattctttgtaccctcagtgaatcccaatcATTAAAGAATAAgtaagtaattaaataaataaaggattaaaaatagaggggaaaaaagagattCTGGCTACGCTTAGCTCCTtaacaacacataaaacaaaattgaattttcaaatcatccttattcatcaaaATTTAGAACAAAACTCAAGTGGAGGATagttttttgtcatttgtttttaagGATCCTTCCCATAAAATTTCACCTGGTGGGATAAAATTCTACTATTTCCATTTTTGGCTTTATCTTAGTTTCATACTGGACATAAACCTTTCCTTCCTaagatgaagatgaaggaaaACAACAAAGGTCCTACTTGGCGCAGCAAACGTTAAACAAGCTGGTATCAATCGTCTATGACCAGAATGAAGAATGATCGCTGAACTCTGTCCCTGTTAGTTACCTCATGAGCCTCTCCCCACTTTCCTCAGGATTTATGCATTTCGATGGATAAGACATGTGACCAAAATTATAATCCTGTTTATAGCTGGAAAAAATAAGAAGGGGGACATAAAGCAATTTCTGCAGCCATTCAAGAACCCAGACACCAGCAGGTTCATGTGCCATAGCTCAGCTTCAAGGACAATTTGGCCTTTCTTTATAAAGTCTGAAATTTTAAGATTTCTACTTCTGCCCAGACTTTTCATTTTTCGTACATTTTAACTGCATAAGCAATATACACATTattgttaaacattaaaatgGCACAGAGCATGTTGCTTAGTTGAGGTCTTACAGAGTGTTAATTTGATACTTgattcccccccgcccccactcaGTAACATGTCTTAGAGATCATCTCTGTCAGCTCAAACAAATCTATCTCATTATTTTAAACAGCTGCATGGATTTCCACATATGGACATACCATCTCTTCTTTAAATACTTTCTGGTttgtgagcatttaggctgtttttcAGAACGGTTGCTTGTACTTGCTACAATCAAAGGCATTTTAAGgcacataaaattttattgttattaatgcTCCTTAGAACACCCACCCTGATACTTAAAAGGAAGAGCTCCAAGGACTGTAGCCAGATTCTGCCTTAGAAGCCTCCTCATCCCACTGTTGTACATATAATTGCCATTTGCCATCCCCCTTAATAAATAGCCTGCCCAGTCCCAGCCGCTACTCACCTTCCTTGGCCTAGAGAAGTGGATAACTTAGGCTGACCGGGAATCTAGGCATCCCAGAGGCCATGCCATGACTCAGTTACACACTAGAAAATGCCAAAGGGAGGTCTTAACAGTGACGTGAACAGGTTTGAGGtgttcctccctcctct from Nycticebus coucang isolate mNycCou1 chromosome 3, mNycCou1.pri, whole genome shotgun sequence carries:
- the ANKRD1 gene encoding ankyrin repeat domain-containing protein 1 yields the protein MMMLNVEELVTGKKNSNGEAGEFLPEDFRDGEYEAAVTLEKQEDLKTLPAHPVTLGEQQWEREKQREAELKKKKLEQRSKLDNLEDLEIIIQLKKRKKYKKTKVPVMKEPEPEIVTEPVDVPMFLKAALENKLPVVEKFLSDKNNPDVCDEYKRTALHRACLEGHLAIVEKLIEAGAQIEFRDMLESTAIHWASRGGNLDVLKLLLNKGAKISARDKLLSTALHVAVRTGHYECAEHLIACEADLSAKDREGDTPLHDAVRLNRYKMIRLLIMYGSDLNIKNCAGKTPMDLVLHWQNGTKAIFDSLKESSYKISRITTF